The Miscanthus floridulus cultivar M001 chromosome 7, ASM1932011v1, whole genome shotgun sequence genome includes a region encoding these proteins:
- the LOC136465011 gene encoding uncharacterized protein — protein sequence MVLQCLKPRIFNRLNKFSGRRVVELPTVLWSLRMTPSRATGYTPFFMVYGSKAIIPTYLDYGASRVRAYNEQGAKASLEDTMDQLDEARDVALLRSAKYQ from the coding sequence ATGGTCCTGCAATGCCTTAAGCCGAGGATTTTTAACCGTCTAAACAAATtcagcggacgacgggttgtggagcttcccacggtgctttggagcttgaggatgacccccagccgggcgaccggctacacacctttctttatggtctacggttccaaagCGATCATCCCAACttacctcgactatggagcatcaAGGGTaagggcgtacaacgagcaaggagctaaggcatccctcgaggacacCATGGATCAGCTTGATGAAGcacgtgatgttgccctcctccgctcagccaagtaccagtag